The nucleotide sequence TTAATTGGGTCACCGGAGTTTGGGAAGAAATATTCGATTGAGCAAACGGCTCTATTGTTTATTGTAAAGGACTTAAAAGCTGTATTCGACTTTGAAACAATTCGTCAAATGTTAACGAAAGTGTTTAATACATTATCCGATCGTAGCGATGATCTCATTAGCCCACTCCAATTCTTTCAACTGTATGCGAAGACGCTTGAAAACATTGGATTCGGTTCGATACATATATCCAAAGCTTCTTCACTTGAACACATGATTGAAGAAGAAGTGAAACGTGTGACCGAACACGCTTTGCCCATTAAAGAAACAGACCGTAAAGTCATTTCACATATTTTAGTCGTGACCGTTATGTCTGTTTTATCGTTTCATTTGCAGCTAAGAACGTTAACGTATGCGAATACCATTATTAAATAAGTGCCATATATTACATGGATGGAAACATCTCGTCGACTCATACTATGAATACATCGGAACAATATATTTACTATCAAGATGTCCCGTTGAAATCTTTCATATAAATGGACTAAAAGCTTAGAAAGGGAGTTGACAGAGATGGCTTCACGTAATCAATTATTAGTTCCTGGGATTGAGCAAGCGTTAGATCAATTTAAAGCGGAAATCGCTCAAGAATTTGGCGTTCATTTAAGCTCTGACACCGTTTCTCGTGCAAACGGATCAGTCGGCGGTGAAATGACGAAACGCCTCGTCGCACAAGCTCAGGCCCAACTAAATCAAAATCCACAGTCATAACGAACGAAAAGGTGTCTGTATAGGACACCTTTTTCATATGAGAACAAAAAGGCGGACGAGAGACGGCTAAGATGAAGAAAAGCGCAAAGCGCAAGTCCTTAGGCGAAGGGCGCTGGAGGACCTGCGAGGAGACTACAGCAGGGCCGAAGCAACCCGAGCTGATGGCGCTTTGCCCTAGACACCAAAAAAAAGGTAAAGAGAATACTTTAACACTTTATTGAACTTAAACTTTCTGTAACAATAAAAAAAGAACGCAATATTGCGCTCTTTTTGTAACCCTTAATCAAAAGAATAATTAGAAATGAATTGGTATAAATCCTCATAGGAATGGCCCTTTACTCGTTCCCACTCTTTTTCTAGCTGTTCAAGCTGATTTTTGTTTTCAAGATGCTCGAACGTTTCTTTTAATTCTTTCTTTGTTTCCTTCCATTCTTCTTGTAATCGCTTCTTTTCTTCTTTCAGTTGTTCTTTTATTTGTTTTTGTCGTTCTTTCTGCTCTTCTTTCAGTTGCTTTTCCAGTTCTTTTTCTTCTTTTTTCGCTTGCTTCTGTTCTTCTTTTTCTATTTTTTTGGCTTCTTTTTGTTCTTTTTTCTCTTCTTTTTGTTGTTGTTTTTCAACTTGTTTTTGTTCGGCTTCTACTTTTTTGTCATTCGGTGCTGTGTCGTTTTTCATGTTTTCCGTCGTTTCCTTGTCGTTTGAAGACTGTTGATCGACTTTTTGTTTTTGTTCAACGGAAGGTGTTTCAGTCTGTTTTGCTGCATCTTTTTCCATTTTCTCGCGTAAGTAGTGACCAGTGGATACGCCCTCTTCTTTTGCTTTTTTTCGTGTTTCGATGTCTGATTGAACCGTCGTGACGACTATATCTTTTTCGGTAAGTTCTTCTTTCATTTCTTCTAATTCTTCTTCAATGGCTTCTTCGGTCGCATCTTCTACGTCGGCCACAACCGTAGAAATGAAGATTTCTTGTTCGTTTTGAAGATAACCAGCCGCTTCGGTTTCAGCAATAATTTGATTGGTTACTTCTTTAATCGGTTGATCTTTCCAATTTTCAATTCGTAACAAGACCGAATGTGCTTCGTCATTTAACGGTTCAATCTTTAGCACATGCAATTCTTCATCTAGTTCAAGCTCAAAGCTCGGATTAATATCAATGGTCATATACGCATAAACATCTTGTTGATAAAAGTTTGGTACGGTAAAGAACAATAAGAGAACAAAAGCTATGGCAACGCTCGCTCTCATCTTCCATGTTTTCCAAAAAGCTCGGTTAGACTTCCGCTCTACTCGCGACATTTCTGCAGAAGGAAAAAAAGCCATCTCTTCCCCTAATTCGTAGGTACCCCCGACATTTTCAGTTTTCAAAAACTGGCCGTCCGGGGTTAATAAAGTAACGTACCGTTCATTGACCTCTATGACGACCCCTTTTTTCACGATTGAAGCACCCCTTTAATGTAATCTCGTAAATAGACGTAATCACCGCTTAAAATAATAGCCATGGCCATAATATATTTTCGATTTCGCTCAATCGTTTTTCGACTTACCTCAACCCTTTTTTCAAGCTGTTTTATAGGTAATCGCTTTTTTTGAAAAAAGACCTCTTTTAATGTTTTATCTTCGATTAACGTTTTCGCTACTTTCATCGCATTTTGCCGCGCATCCATATGTTTAGGGGATTGTTCAATTAATTCATCAAATGACAACCCGAAATCACTTAAGACTTGGCGATAATACAATATTTCTTCTTTTCGATGCTCTTGTTCAAGTAGCTTCTGATGTTCCTCAATGGATAAATCCGCTTCAATTTTGCTTTGTGGCCCCTCTTCTTCCTCGTCCGTTACCGGGTCCCATTGCAACGTTCGACTCATGCGTGCTTCTTTTCGAATATAATCAATGACTTTTCTCTTTATAATTAATTCGGCAAACGCCAATAATGAGCTGCCTTTATCGGCTGAATATTTATCGATGGCTTCGTTAAAAGCGATAAGCCCGACACTGAATTCATCATCACGTTCATCAATAAATCGTTTACAAACAGAAGATACCGTTTTGGCGATAAAAGGTTTATATTTTTCTATCGTTTCATTTCGAAGTTCTACATTCCCTTTTTGCATCTCAAAAACGAGATCTTCTAATGTTGTCTCTTTTTTTATTTTAAAGAAAAGGCTTAACAAGTGGTTTCACCTCGACTTCTCCCTAGCCTACTTCGATTATAATAGCGAATTTCTCGCAATCTAGCAAAGAAACTTTTGGAAAAAGTGAAGTGAATATCCAAAAATATTACGAAACCAATACAAAATTAGCGGTTTTGGAATCTTTTCGTCCTTTGAACTGGCCAGTTCACTTAAACCATTCGATGGATACGCAAATTTATTGGGGGATAAATCCTCTTATTTTACATTTCCTTTACAAAAATTATCGTAGCCGAACTTTGCATCACTTCTGAAAGAGGAAACAGCCAATAATAAAAGCGCAAAGCGCAAGTCCTTAGGCGAAGGGCGCTGGAGGACCTGCGAGGAGACTACAGCATGGCCGAAGCGACCCGAGCTGATGGCACTTGGAGCTAGACACCAAAAAAACGGTAAAGAGAATACTTTAACACTTTACTGAACTTAAACTTTCTGTGACACCAAAAAAAGAAACCCGCGTTTTTGCGGGTTTCCCGTTATTCTGCTTTCCGATAGACGTTGATTTCTTCTTTTGATTGCTTTTCTTTTGAAGTAATCCAGCCGACAACAGCAATCGTTAATAATACACCCCAGAAAATCATTTTCCATACAGCCGAGTGGATAAAGTGGCTGGAGATTAGAGCGATATCCGGGTGAGCAAAGGTATGCATAGCGAGTTTGACCCCGACCCAACCGACGATTAAGAAAGCTGTCGTTTCGAGATTTGGTCGCTTTTTTAACAACTTGACGAATGCAGTAGCAGCAAATCGCATCATGATAACACCGATGAATCCACCTAAAAAGATGACGATAAATTGTCCGCCGTCCATGCTTCCAATCTGAGGCAATGACGTTTCAGGTAATGTCACCGCAAGGGCAACAGCTGCAAGAATGGAGTCAATCGCAAACGCGATATCTGCTAATTCTACCTTTAATACAGTCATCCAAAAGCCACTTTCTTTTTTAGGCTTATTCACTTCTTTTAGCTTCTCATTTTTCTTGAGTCGATGTTTAATTAGATGATTAATAGAAATAAAGATTAAGTAGGCAGCTCCAATTGCTTGTACTTGCCATACATTAACGAGTAACGAGATGATGAATAACGATCCGAGTCGGAAGATAAACGCCCCTGCCAATCCGTAAAAGAGAGCTTTTTTTCTTTTTTCTTCCGGTAAATGTTTGACCATTACCGCCATGACGAGTGCGTTATCCGCTGCTAAAATTCCTTCTAATGCTACTAAGACAAGCAATACCCAACCGTATTCTAACAGTAATGCAATGTCCATTTAATATCCTCCTTCTATCTTATTGGCTTTTTTTACCCAACTGGACAGAAGAACAAACAAAAAGACCTCTGCCTCTGATGGGCAAAGGTCTTGCTAGACATATGTATGCCAACAAAGCCGATGGAGAAATCTCCATGAAATGACGACTTTGTTTTCAGAGCGATAAACTCTGAACGCTACTCCCCTTTTACCGAAAGCCGATATATTATGTTACTTTTATTATATTTAAGATTTGAAGTTTCGTCAATGAAGAAATGAAAGTTTTTCCATTATTTTTTTGTAAATTCCCCCCAAGATATGATGGAAATCTTTCGTTTCTGCCATTTATTCCATACCATGTAGAGTAATAATAGAAAAAATAGCGTCGGCCAAAACCATTGATTTAAATAGTGTTCGATCTCTTTTATATTTCCTCCGAATGTATAACCTAAATAAATATATAAAACGGTGATGGGAATCATGGCCACAAACGTAAAGAGAGTGAATGTGAAAATCGACATTTTCCCCATCCCACAAGGAAGGGAAATCGCACTGCGCACACCTGGTAGAAAACGCCCCGAAAATGCAACGAACGCTCCATGCTTTTCGAAAAATTGATCGGATTTTGCGAGCGTTTTTGGGGAGATGAACATCCACTTTCCATACTTCTCTAAAAATGGTCGTCCGGCATAATAACCGAGTGCATACAACGTAAGAGGACCTGTCGTCCCACCGATAACCCCTGCAACAACCGCCCAAAAGAAGGACATCTCTCCTGTATATACCCAATACCCCACTAAAGGTAACACAAGCTCACCTGGGACAATTTCAATCGTCAAAGCTAAAATGATGCCCATATACGAAAGGTCTTTCATCTCATTGATCAGCCAATCGATTATCGCTTCCATCTAATTCTCCTCATTCCTCTTGTTTGTACAACATATGTACAAGTCGCTGTTCTAATTCCACTCATCTTTCATACGTTAGTTATACCTTGTCTAATTTTTGCTAAAGAGGTGACGACAACATGGATTTGCTCGAAGCCATCATTCTTGGATTTATTCAAGGGTTAACGGAGTTTTTACCGATTAGTAGTACTGGACATTTATATTTAGGAAGAGTATTGTTAGGGCTCAAGGATGCAGGATTATTTCTTGATACGATGTTACATATGGGGACGCTTATTGCGTTGCTCGTTTTTTACAAAGACATTTTATTTTCATTACTTCGACGCCCGTTTTCAAAGCTTACGCTACTTCTTTTTGTCGGTTCCATCCCAGCTATTATCGTCGGCCTTTTGTTTGCGGACTTTTTTGATTCGATTTCAAAATCAGGAGTCACCATCGGTTGGGAGTTTTTAGTGACTGGAGCGATGTTATGGTGGGCAGATAACATGAAAAATGGTGCGAAAAGATTAGCGGACATTACGGTGAAAGATTCCTTTGTAATTGGTTGCTTTCAAGCGCTCGCTATTTTCCCAGCCATCTCACGTTCCGGTTTGACAATAGCTGGAGCATTATTTTGCCGTGTGGAAAAAGAAGCCGCGGCATACTTTTCGTTTTTGCTGTCCATCCCCGTCATTTTCGGCGCCGTCTCGCTCCAAACGGCTGATTTATTGGAAGGGCATGCGAGCCAAATCTCCCTTCATTCTCTTTTCTTCGCGACGGTCTCCTCTGCGATTTTCGGTTATTTAGCCGTAAAGTGGATGATTCAATTCGTGAAACGTTATAGCTTAAAGCTTTTCGCTATTTATGTGTGGGCATTAGGTATCATCATTATTTTTCTACAGCAAACCGTTTCGTAGCGGTTTGCTTTTTTTACCAATCATGTTCTTTCGTCCTCTTTTTCATACTATAAAAAAGTTGACATTGACGAAAGAAGGGATTCATCATGCATACGATGTGGAAAGGCTCGATCCAGTT is from Bacillus kexueae and encodes:
- a CDS encoding undecaprenyl-diphosphate phosphatase, whose amino-acid sequence is MDLLEAIILGFIQGLTEFLPISSTGHLYLGRVLLGLKDAGLFLDTMLHMGTLIALLVFYKDILFSLLRRPFSKLTLLLFVGSIPAIIVGLLFADFFDSISKSGVTIGWEFLVTGAMLWWADNMKNGAKRLADITVKDSFVIGCFQALAIFPAISRSGLTIAGALFCRVEKEAAAYFSFLLSIPVIFGAVSLQTADLLEGHASQISLHSLFFATVSSAIFGYLAVKWMIQFVKRYSLKLFAIYVWALGIIIIFLQQTVS
- a CDS encoding DUF1836 domain-containing protein, which translates into the protein MGKILLKRTAMSQLLHALKNDEDLSPIAVIQSNISPEMEDDIPDFLYKFEKRKGKKDFGLSTNEIVTLSTICELTSLKSTSIQNWIKRDIKELIGSPEFGKKYSIEQTALLFIVKDLKAVFDFETIRQMLTKVFNTLSDRSDDLISPLQFFQLYAKTLENIGFGSIHISKASSLEHMIEEEVKRVTEHALPIKETDRKVISHILVVTVMSVLSFHLQLRTLTYANTIIK
- a CDS encoding alpha/beta-type small acid-soluble spore protein, with product MASRNQLLVPGIEQALDQFKAEIAQEFGVHLSSDTVSRANGSVGGEMTKRLVAQAQAQLNQNPQS
- the sigI gene encoding RNA polymerase sigma factor SigI, with product MQKGNVELRNETIEKYKPFIAKTVSSVCKRFIDERDDEFSVGLIAFNEAIDKYSADKGSSLLAFAELIIKRKVIDYIRKEARMSRTLQWDPVTDEEEEGPQSKIEADLSIEEHQKLLEQEHRKEEILYYRQVLSDFGLSFDELIEQSPKHMDARQNAMKVAKTLIEDKTLKEVFFQKKRLPIKQLEKRVEVSRKTIERNRKYIMAMAIILSGDYVYLRDYIKGVLQS
- a CDS encoding anti-sigma factor domain-containing protein, producing the protein MKKGVVIEVNERYVTLLTPDGQFLKTENVGGTYELGEEMAFFPSAEMSRVERKSNRAFWKTWKMRASVAIAFVLLLFFTVPNFYQQDVYAYMTIDINPSFELELDEELHVLKIEPLNDEAHSVLLRIENWKDQPIKEVTNQIIAETEAAGYLQNEQEIFISTVVADVEDATEEAIEEELEEMKEELTEKDIVVTTVQSDIETRKKAKEEGVSTGHYLREKMEKDAAKQTETPSVEQKQKVDQQSSNDKETTENMKNDTAPNDKKVEAEQKQVEKQQQKEEKKEQKEAKKIEKEEQKQAKKEEKELEKQLKEEQKERQKQIKEQLKEEKKRLQEEWKETKKELKETFEHLENKNQLEQLEKEWERVKGHSYEDLYQFISNYSFD
- a CDS encoding TerC family protein, coding for MDIALLLEYGWVLLVLVALEGILAADNALVMAVMVKHLPEEKRKKALFYGLAGAFIFRLGSLFIISLLVNVWQVQAIGAAYLIFISINHLIKHRLKKNEKLKEVNKPKKESGFWMTVLKVELADIAFAIDSILAAVALAVTLPETSLPQIGSMDGGQFIVIFLGGFIGVIMMRFAATAFVKLLKKRPNLETTAFLIVGWVGVKLAMHTFAHPDIALISSHFIHSAVWKMIFWGVLLTIAVVGWITSKEKQSKEEINVYRKAE
- a CDS encoding DedA family protein, which translates into the protein MEAIIDWLINEMKDLSYMGIILALTIEIVPGELVLPLVGYWVYTGEMSFFWAVVAGVIGGTTGPLTLYALGYYAGRPFLEKYGKWMFISPKTLAKSDQFFEKHGAFVAFSGRFLPGVRSAISLPCGMGKMSIFTFTLFTFVAMIPITVLYIYLGYTFGGNIKEIEHYLNQWFWPTLFFLLLLYMVWNKWQKRKISIISWGEFTKK